One genomic segment of Hordeum vulgare subsp. vulgare chromosome 2H, MorexV3_pseudomolecules_assembly, whole genome shotgun sequence includes these proteins:
- the LOC123426080 gene encoding PHD finger protein ALFIN-LIKE 2 isoform X2, producing MEMVAAPVSPAPRTVEDIFKDFSNRRSTLVRALTVDVEDFYRYCDPEKENLCLYGHPNGSWEVALPAEEVPPEMPEPALGINFARDGMHRRDWLSLVAVHSDSWLLSVAFFFGARLNANESLGLNVNWYCRCYWKEALIYYDQ from the exons ATGGAGATGGTCGCTGCCCCCGTCTCCCCCGCTCCCCGCACAGTCGAGGACATCTTTAAGGACTTCTCCAACCGCCGCAGCACACTCGTCCGCGCTCTCACCGTCG ATGTGGAAGACTTCTACAGGTACTGCGACCCAG AGAAGGAGAATTTGTGTCTGTACGGACACCCCAACGGCAGTTGGGAGGTCGCGCTGCCGGCGGAGGAGGTGCCCCCGGAGATGCCGGAGCCGGCGCTGGGGATCAACTTCGCCAGGGATGGGATGCACCGCCGTGACTGGCTCTCCCTCGTTGCCGTCCACTCAGACTCGTGGCTGCTCTCCGTTGCCTTCTTCTTTGGCGCGCGTCTCAATGCAAACGAGAG CCTGGGGCTGAATGTCAATTGGTATTGCCGTTGTTATTGGAAG